A single genomic interval of Candidatus Bathyarchaeota archaeon harbors:
- a CDS encoding stage II sporulation protein M, producing MNPIDILSILFQYSLLHLYMPIVKSVGFSHPLTFTIITAHNTFSLTYLLFTVAVAYPALRKKAWLIPAAVTIIWAIICINLMVTLNISTTTAIAAVLPHGWLEFTAIAYWTNAMRKATQNNNMPKPINTPTFKEYLKALTRPKKLMTLVKTDMKVSFRATKLSLGTLCRNLKKAYVTTLILIATAALIETYMTPQIMFLIKNL from the coding sequence ATGAACCCAATTGACATACTAAGCATACTCTTCCAATACAGCCTCCTACACTTATACATGCCAATAGTTAAAAGCGTAGGTTTCTCGCACCCCCTCACATTCACTATAATCACCGCCCACAACACCTTCAGCCTAACCTACCTGCTCTTCACAGTGGCCGTCGCCTACCCTGCCCTCCGCAAAAAAGCGTGGCTTATACCCGCTGCAGTAACCATAATATGGGCAATAATCTGTATCAACTTAATGGTAACGTTAAACATTTCTACTACGACTGCAATCGCCGCTGTCCTTCCCCATGGATGGCTTGAATTCACAGCAATAGCTTATTGGACAAACGCTATGCGCAAAGCCACACAAAACAACAACATGCCAAAACCAATCAACACTCCAACCTTCAAAGAATACCTCAAAGCCTTGACAAGGCCTAAAAAGCTAATGACCCTAGTCAAAACAGACATGAAAGTCTCATTCAGAGCAACAAAGCTTTCATTAGGAACTCTCTGCCGAAACCTCAAGAAAGCTTACGTAACTACGTTAATCCTAATTGCAACGGCGGCTCTGATAGAAACCTATATGACACCTCAAATAATGTTTCTTATCAAAAACCTTTAA
- a CDS encoding roadblock/LC7 domain-containing protein, producing MAPRKRKSSKVALKEEEEKPEIALDFSEELETQIKKAQELAEAKRAEKKELKKDNVPKGGKIKQNIDKVNTKEGVIGYILRNAKSASIDLKDPTKIIDFAVLSSSALEAGEELSNTFELGDVKYVLVEGNTAKFLSFTAEENRVSVFMEKNVDHNRVYKDLLS from the coding sequence ATGGCACCTAGAAAACGCAAATCAAGCAAAGTAGCCTTGAAGGAAGAAGAAGAAAAGCCCGAAATCGCACTTGACTTCTCAGAAGAGTTAGAAACGCAGATAAAGAAGGCACAAGAGCTTGCGGAAGCGAAGAGAGCTGAAAAGAAGGAGCTGAAAAAAGATAATGTCCCCAAAGGGGGAAAGATAAAGCAAAACATTGACAAGGTAAATACGAAAGAAGGAGTAATTGGCTACATTCTCAGGAATGCAAAGTCTGCAAGTATCGATTTGAAAGATCCGACGAAGATTATTGACTTTGCGGTTTTATCTTCTTCAGCTTTAGAGGCAGGTGAGGAGCTTTCGAATACTTTTGAGCTTGGCGACGTAAAATATGTGTTGGTAGAAGGAAACACCGCTAAATTCCTTTCTTTCACTGCTGAGGAAAACAGAGTAAGCGTGTTTATGGAGAAGAACGTGGACCACAACCGCGTCTATAAGGATCTGCTGAGCTGA
- a CDS encoding DUF4352 domain-containing protein, which translates to MKRFLKSRKALSPVVAAIILIAVTVAVSIAVAAWMGALTFTFMQTEELSFTSYTWGTNNTYCLIQIKNVGSSDFSISEVRVNDVACADDGITTPYTLAPGGTVTLNITRTGGAYTSGVKYEFKVITAKGNTFGPYIRTAP; encoded by the coding sequence ATGAAAAGATTTCTAAAGAGTAGAAAGGCGTTGAGCCCAGTAGTCGCAGCAATCATACTAATCGCTGTAACAGTCGCAGTATCAATCGCAGTTGCCGCTTGGATGGGAGCATTGACATTCACATTCATGCAAACAGAAGAACTTTCATTCACGAGCTACACATGGGGTACAAATAATACATACTGTTTGATTCAAATCAAGAACGTTGGTTCGTCAGACTTCTCAATAAGTGAGGTTCGAGTTAACGATGTGGCATGTGCTGATGATGGCATTACCACTCCTTATACACTAGCACCAGGCGGGACAGTGACACTCAACATAACTCGCACAGGGGGAGCGTATACTTCCGGTGTGAAATACGAGTTCAAGGTGATTACTGCTAAAGGCAACACGTTTGGTCCTTACATTAGAACAGCACCTTAA
- a CDS encoding GTPase → MKKAKVIIMGAAGRDFHNFNVYFRNNDSYEVVAFTATQIPGIEKRSYPPELTGPKYPQGIPIYPEDKLPELIKNYNINQVVFAYSDVPHEYVMHKASLAMSCGADFRLMGPSATMIKAKVPVVSVCAVRTGSGKSQTSRKVASLLKKMGFRVAVIRHPMPYGDLAKQIWQRFASYEDLDKHECTIEEREEYEPHIANGILVFAGVDYEKILKEAEKEADVIVWDGGNNDLPFYHSDLFIVVADPHRPGHELTYYPGETNLRMADVIIINKVDTASPEGVETVRKNIKTVNPKALVIEASSPITVDNPDLIKGKKVLVVEDGPTLTHGNMAYGAGVIAARKLGASEIVDPRPYAVGSIAETFKKYSHLGTLLPAIGYGKEQIKELEETINSTPCDVVVIGTPIDLRRVLQINKPTARTKYTIKELGSSTLENVLKKHFQK, encoded by the coding sequence ATGAAAAAAGCCAAGGTAATCATTATGGGGGCAGCAGGCAGAGACTTCCACAATTTCAATGTCTACTTCAGAAATAACGATTCATATGAGGTAGTAGCCTTCACGGCCACCCAAATACCTGGAATCGAAAAACGAAGCTACCCCCCAGAACTCACAGGGCCAAAATATCCACAAGGAATCCCCATATATCCAGAAGATAAATTGCCAGAACTCATCAAAAACTACAACATCAATCAGGTTGTTTTTGCCTACAGCGACGTACCCCATGAATACGTCATGCACAAAGCATCATTAGCAATGTCTTGCGGAGCAGACTTTAGGTTAATGGGCCCGTCTGCAACAATGATAAAAGCCAAAGTTCCAGTTGTTTCTGTTTGCGCAGTTAGAACTGGTTCTGGAAAAAGCCAGACTTCGCGAAAAGTAGCTTCCTTGTTGAAGAAAATGGGTTTCCGAGTCGCTGTTATCAGGCATCCAATGCCTTACGGAGATTTGGCAAAGCAGATTTGGCAACGGTTTGCGTCCTACGAAGACCTTGACAAGCACGAATGCACAATTGAAGAACGAGAGGAATATGAACCGCACATTGCCAATGGAATACTGGTGTTTGCTGGTGTAGACTATGAAAAAATCTTAAAAGAAGCAGAGAAAGAAGCAGACGTAATTGTCTGGGACGGAGGAAATAACGACCTTCCCTTCTACCATTCCGATCTCTTCATAGTGGTTGCGGACCCTCACAGGCCAGGTCACGAGCTTACATACTACCCTGGAGAAACAAACCTGAGGATGGCAGATGTAATAATCATCAACAAGGTTGACACGGCTAGTCCGGAAGGTGTTGAAACTGTCAGGAAGAACATTAAAACAGTGAATCCTAAGGCTTTGGTCATTGAAGCATCATCTCCCATTACTGTAGACAACCCAGATTTGATTAAAGGAAAAAAAGTTTTGGTGGTGGAGGATGGGCCTACGTTGACGCATGGCAACATGGCTTATGGCGCAGGAGTTATCGCTGCTAGAAAGTTAGGTGCAAGTGAAATCGTCGATCCGAGACCTTACGCTGTAGGCTCAATAGCGGAGACTTTCAAGAAGTACTCTCACCTTGGAACATTGCTTCCCGCTATTGGATATGGCAAAGAACAAATAAAAGAGCTAGAGGAAACAATAAACAGCACGCCATGTGACGTCGTGGTTATTGGCACCCCCATAGATTTGAGACGCGTCTTGCAAATCAACAAGCCCACCGCGAGAACAAAATACACTATTAAAGAATTAGGCTCTTCAACTCTTGAAAATGTGCTAAAGAAACACTTCCAAAAGTGA
- a CDS encoding 40S ribosomal protein S25 → MGGKKKRSIKQMAKAQKKKGGKKEKRDTTAPSQRKSIPGITPPSLKSDKFISELKKMKIVTPYSVASRFDVRLSVARAFLKELERKGMIEFVSKSRNLRIYKPAD, encoded by the coding sequence ATGGGCGGAAAAAAGAAGCGCTCCATAAAGCAAATGGCAAAAGCGCAAAAAAAGAAAGGTGGCAAAAAGGAAAAACGTGATACTACAGCACCAAGCCAAAGAAAGTCTATTCCTGGGATTACGCCGCCAAGTCTAAAAAGTGACAAATTTATAAGCGAGCTGAAAAAGATGAAGATCGTAACACCTTATTCTGTCGCATCCCGCTTTGATGTGCGCTTAAGCGTTGCCAGAGCCTTTCTGAAAGAGTTGGAACGCAAAGGCATGATAGAATTTGTTTCAAAGAGTCGGAACCTTAGAATCTACAAGCCTGCAGACTAG
- a CDS encoding radical SAM protein, whose protein sequence is MKQTKSICPECLTVLDATIYEKDNKVYIEKTCLKHGKYNELYWSDYNQYIRAEKYRKEGEGLNNPHTKTVKGCPQDCGICPNHKSHTGLAIIDITNRCNLKCPVCFANAAAAGYVYEPTKHQIREMLQNLRQNSPVPATALQFSGGEPTIRKDLPELIKMAKDLGFRHVEINTNGIRLAQSVEYCKTLDEAGVSTVYLQFDGLTDDVYKFTRGVDLLETKMNAIENCREAGLNSIVLVVTLIKGVNDHQLGDIIRFAVENFDVIRCINVQPISLCGRLPEEERKKMRITIPDFMRLCEEQTDGKIKADDFYPVPTVVPIAQAIGAIKHKHYVEFTAHPHCGMATYLFIENGEITPITRYGNVDKFVKTMEKIYEEAQKGHETRAKIRLIAALRHVKLGMLRKYLLPVLKSGSYESLGDLQRKTILLSSMHFMDPYNFDLERVQSCCIHYAVPDGRIIPFCTMNSIHRPEIEKRLGVPLSQWQKEHKQKITTVA, encoded by the coding sequence ATCAAACAGACCAAAAGCATATGCCCTGAATGCCTCACAGTTCTAGACGCCACAATATACGAAAAAGACAACAAAGTCTACATAGAAAAAACTTGCTTAAAACACGGTAAATACAACGAACTCTACTGGAGCGACTACAACCAATATATACGCGCAGAAAAATACCGAAAAGAAGGAGAAGGCCTAAACAACCCACACACCAAAACAGTAAAAGGCTGCCCCCAAGATTGTGGTATCTGTCCAAACCACAAAAGCCACACAGGTTTAGCCATAATCGACATCACAAACCGCTGCAACCTTAAATGCCCGGTCTGTTTCGCCAACGCTGCTGCAGCAGGATACGTTTACGAACCAACAAAACATCAAATTCGAGAGATGCTTCAAAACCTACGCCAAAACAGCCCAGTCCCCGCTACTGCACTGCAATTCAGCGGCGGCGAGCCGACGATACGCAAAGATTTACCGGAACTAATTAAGATGGCTAAAGACTTAGGATTTCGTCACGTGGAAATCAACACCAATGGCATACGCCTTGCCCAAAGCGTAGAATACTGCAAAACCCTTGACGAAGCAGGTGTAAGCACTGTTTACTTGCAATTTGACGGCTTAACTGATGACGTTTACAAGTTCACCCGCGGTGTCGATCTCCTTGAAACAAAGATGAATGCTATTGAAAACTGTCGAGAAGCAGGCCTTAACAGCATTGTACTGGTGGTGACGCTCATTAAAGGAGTAAACGACCATCAACTCGGAGACATTATACGCTTCGCCGTCGAAAACTTCGACGTAATACGCTGCATAAACGTCCAACCAATAAGCCTATGCGGACGCTTACCAGAAGAAGAAAGAAAAAAGATGCGCATCACCATACCCGATTTTATGCGTCTGTGCGAAGAACAAACAGATGGAAAGATAAAAGCAGACGACTTCTACCCCGTTCCAACAGTAGTACCAATTGCTCAAGCCATCGGCGCAATAAAACACAAACACTACGTCGAATTCACAGCTCACCCTCACTGCGGCATGGCAACCTACCTTTTCATTGAAAACGGAGAAATAACGCCAATAACACGTTACGGAAACGTAGACAAATTCGTCAAAACAATGGAAAAAATCTACGAAGAAGCACAAAAGGGACACGAAACGAGAGCAAAAATACGCCTAATCGCCGCCTTAAGACATGTGAAACTTGGCATGTTAAGAAAATACCTCCTTCCAGTCTTGAAAAGCGGAAGCTATGAATCATTAGGTGACCTTCAAAGGAAAACCATACTGCTCTCTTCGATGCATTTCATGGATCCTTACAACTTTGACCTTGAAAGAGTGCAAAGCTGCTGTATTCACTACGCCGTGCCAGATGGACGTATAATCCCATTTTGCACAATGAACAGCATCCACCGACCAGAAATAGAAAAGCGACTAGGCGTTCCATTGTCTCAGTGGCAAAAAGAACACAAACAAAAAATAACTACAGTTGCGTGA
- a CDS encoding TrmB family transcriptional regulator has translation MSQAVGEIARKVLRELGLTVYESAVYLSLVERGVMTASEVSESANVPFSKVYEILNRLERKGWLIVERGRPSRYFAKSPVEAFEATKREADEKMRSWEQAIVGELQPLYEKRELREKPDIWILRGETSVLAKLREMLDKARSQVMIAAPLFARDLAEKVIPLLASFRLGDVKVSVMVVGEPKSWGLEGLTSIAEVRGRKDMFGGGVIVDGKEALLFLGEEDKLSLVVWSNHIGLVKFAKDYFQYLWDSSTKTQPT, from the coding sequence TTGAGTCAAGCTGTTGGAGAAATAGCCAGGAAAGTCTTGCGTGAGTTAGGTTTGACGGTTTATGAGTCAGCAGTCTACTTGAGTCTTGTAGAGAGAGGAGTGATGACGGCAAGTGAGGTAAGCGAGAGTGCCAACGTGCCTTTTTCGAAGGTTTATGAGATCTTGAATCGTTTGGAGCGAAAGGGATGGCTAATTGTTGAACGAGGTAGACCGAGTAGGTATTTTGCAAAATCGCCTGTAGAAGCATTTGAGGCAACTAAGCGTGAGGCTGACGAAAAGATGCGAAGTTGGGAGCAAGCTATAGTGGGAGAGCTGCAGCCTCTCTATGAGAAACGTGAGTTGCGAGAGAAGCCTGACATTTGGATTTTAAGAGGAGAGACTAGTGTGTTGGCGAAGCTGCGAGAGATGTTGGATAAGGCTCGCAGTCAAGTGATGATAGCGGCGCCGTTGTTTGCGCGCGATTTGGCTGAGAAAGTAATACCATTATTGGCAAGTTTTAGGTTAGGGGATGTGAAAGTTTCAGTTATGGTTGTTGGTGAGCCAAAGAGTTGGGGATTAGAAGGGCTGACAAGTATTGCAGAGGTGCGAGGACGCAAAGATATGTTTGGAGGCGGAGTGATTGTGGATGGAAAAGAAGCTTTGCTATTTTTAGGGGAGGAGGACAAACTTAGCTTGGTTGTTTGGAGTAACCATATAGGCTTAGTAAAGTTCGCGAAAGATTACTTCCAGTATTTATGGGACTCAAGCACTAAAACCCAACCAACGTAG